AAAAAATATTTTTAGGGATTTGAAAATCCCTGCAAAATATTTTTATAGGAGTTAAGTTATGGTTAGAAGTTTATGGACGGCCGCAACAGGTATGAATACTCAACAGGCAAACATCGACACGGTTGCAAACAACTTGGCAAACGTAAATACAAGCGGTTTTAAAAAACAGAGAGCGGAATTTGAAGACCTCATCTATCAGACGGTAAAAACTGCCGGTACGCCTGCTACAGAGGATACGATTACTCCGGTAGGAGTTCAGATGGGACACGGTGCAAGGCTTGCCGCTACCCAAAGAATATTTGAACAAGGCTCATTGCAAAATACGGGTGTAACAAGCGATATAGCCATTCAAGGTGAAGGTTTTTTTAGAGTTCTTCAATATGACGGAACCTATGCTTACACAAGGGACGGTTCTTTTAAGATTGATGCAGACCGCCAGCTTGTAACCTCAAACGGGTTACGCGTTTTGCCCGAAATAATCTTTCCCGAAGGCTATCGGGAGAATACTATTGCCGTCAGCAGAGACGGCCGTGTTACCGTTAAGGTCGGCGATATAGACGATCCGATAGAAGTAGGCCAGATAGAGCTTTACCGCTTCCAGAACAATGCAGGTCTTTCAGCCGAGGGTTCTAACCTTTTTAGGCAGACCCCTGCATCAGGTACGGCTATTCCGGGGCGGCCCGGGTTTACCGGCTTCGGAAGCACCGAGCACAAGTTTTTGGAAATGTCAAATGTTTCTACCGTAAGCGAAATGGTAAATATGATTGTGGCTCAAAGAGCTTACGAGTTTAATTCGAAGGCTATCCAGACAAGCGATAATATGCTTGGTACTGCGGTAAGTTTAAAGCGATAGTTTTCAGTTAATTCTTAAAGATAATTTTAGTTAAGGCTTGGGAAGGAAGAAATGAAAATAAACAAGATAGGAACAAATCAAGCGGGCAGGGAAGAGGTAAAAAGTTCTTTGATAAATAAAAATGAAATCCCTGCATCGGCAAAATCTCAGCAAAATTTTACTCAAATGCTTGAAACTCTGCGAGGTTCTGAAAGAGCGTCTTCCATTATTTCCAATATTCAGGGCGAAAGCTCTGCTTCCGTCTCAGGCTTAAAGACGGGCAATTCAGAAGCCTTCTTTGATACCCGCCTCCCTGGCGATATTTTAAAATCCATGAAGATAGAAAATCCCATTCCGGCCGACACCCACAGGGAGGTTCAGGGTATGGCCTCTTCCTTCGGAAAATCCGGCGAGACGGTACATTCAAAATATTCGATTGACAGAACGAGTAAGCTTTACGAACAAGCCCTTGAGTTTGAATCCTATTTTGTAAAAATAATGCTCGACTCTATGCGGAATACTTTGACAGGAAAGACTCTTGCAGGAGACGAGTCCTTTGCAGGTAAGATGTACCAAGACATGATGTATGATGAGCTAGGCCGCAGCATGACCAAAAACGCAGGCTTCGGCCTCGCCGATCAAATCTATCTGGAACTTTCAGGTGTAGGGGAGGAAAGACACTTTTTCGGATAAAAGATTTCTTTCCTCCCCTATAACCCCTCCTATCTTCAAAAGAACCGCTTAGGGCTCTGCCCTAAGAACCCGCATTGTTACATAATTTCTAGCTTACTTTTTAGTCGAGATGACAATAAAAGGTTTGGGTTAAATTTAAAAATTAAGCTAGTCAGAAGTAATGCGTTATTATGAAAGCATTAAAAAATTCTTTGTGTCCTTTGTGTTCCTTGCGGTTAAATTAGTTTTATACCTTAAATTTTCCTACCTCTGTAGATAGGCTGTCTATGTTACGCTTGTTCTTTTGGGTAATATCGCTTACATCCTGTACTGCATTGTTTATTTGAACTGCGCCCGCAGCCATTTCGTTCATGCTGTCCGTTATAACGCGTGTTAGAGTATCAAGCTTTTGCATTTCAATTGCAACATTTTCGCCGCCTTTTAGCATCTCGGCAGAGCCGTCATTTACTTGGTTTGTTACTATGTTTATGTTACGGATTGCGGTAAGTACTTCACGGTTTCCGTTTTCCTGCTCCCGCATGGCATTCATCAGATTTTGACTCATTGTTTTTACTTGTTCGGATAAGTTGAAGATAGTGTTAAACTTATCTTCTGTTGTCTTTGCAGCATTTGAAAGCATTTCAATTTCTCCCGAAACTATTTTAAGGGTTGAGGTGATGTTTTTTCCCTGAGTGCTCGATTCTTCTGCGAGCTTCCGTATTTCATCGGCTACGACGGCAAAGCCCTTTCCTGCCTCACCTGCATGGGCGGCTTCAATAGCTGCATTCATAGCCAATAGGTTTGTCTGACTTGCAATATGCTGAATAACATTGCTGGCTTCCAAAAGACCGCCCGATTCTTCAGCTATGCGTTGTGTTACAGTGTTTGCTCCGGCAACAGTTTCTTTTCCATCGGCAGTGGCTGCTGCAAGGGTTTTTATAACATCGTTTGTTTTATCCAGAGTTTGTGTAATTGAAGCGATATTGCTTACCATTTGTTCAATCGCTGAAGAAGACTCTGCAACGCTTGCTGCCTGATTTTCAATACTTCCGTTAAGATTTTTGATTGTCCGGATAATTTCTCCTACGGTAGCAGCCGTTTCACTGACACTGGCAGCCTGGGTAAGAGCCTGTTTTTTTACTCCATCGATATTTGCACTTATCTCATGTACGGCACTGGCAGTTTCCGTCATATTGCTTACAAGTTCCGAACCTGTGTTTGTCATTTCGTCGCTGTTTTTTCCGACTATTTTAATTGATGTTCCGATTTTTTCGATTGTCCGGTTAAAGTATTCGGATAAATCCGTTACCTCATCATTTCCAACCAAGGGCAGGCGTACCGTCAGATCACCTTCCCCTTGGGCAATATCCTTGAGTGCGGATACTACAACATTTATGGGCCTTATCATATTATAGGAAACAATAAAAAGTATAGCCAAACTTACTGCTAAAATACTAAGGCCTATAAACAGCATTTTGTTGCGCAGAATATTAATACTTCCTAAAAACTGTTTCATAGGTGCCCTTATAATGACAGTCCAATCCGTATTGCCCATTTTTGCATAAGATGCTATATAGGATTCTCCCTTATACTCATAAAAGCCTACTTCACTTTTTGTGCCGTTTAAAGCTTGTTGTGTAAATTTTGCTAACGAGGCAAACTCTTTGTTTGTTTTTGCATCATTTAAAACATTATTCTGCGAACTGACCATATCAAAATTTTTATGTGCTATTGTTGTTCCGGAACGGCTTAAAATATAGCAATCTCCTGTTTCTCCTACTATGATATCATCAATATCATTGGATAGATGTTCGGCTTTGATTGTACAGTTCAGTACGGCAACAACATTTTTATCTTTGTCATACACGGGAACTGCAAAAACAAAAACGAGTTTATGAAGCGAACGGGATAAAATGGGTTCGGATGCGAACCTTTTGCCTTTTGCAGCGGATTTAAACCAGGTACGATCCTTTATCGATATAAGCTGATCGTCATTTGCAGTACGTATTCCTGAAAGATCATACAGATTAAGTTGCTCCAATCTTTCATTAAAAGCAACTTCTTTGTCCAATATAGCTGCTTTTTCAGAATATGAAAGGTTTTCATCGGTTAAGATAGGCATACGGGCTATTCCTTCCAAAAATTGGAAAAAAGCCGTAACCCTTCCGTTAATAATTTCTGCCGTGTCGGTTGCCTTATCTTTAAGGTGAAGTACTACCTTTTCAGTTACGGCTTTTCGCGCTGTGCGTACTCCCAAAACCGCCAGCGTAAAGCCTGCCGTAAAAATCAAAGCGCCGACTATAATCAATAGCTTATTCCTCATTGAAAACCTTTTTTTCATGTAGGTTCCTCCCTCAAGTATAATAATTTTGAATGCGTGAATTTTAAAATATATATGAAATTTCCATATAAATAATTATATGGTTTTAATAGTTACACAGCACTTACTATAAATTTTTATAAATTCTAAGTATGTGATACTTATTCCCAAAATCTCTTTTTTTGTGTATAATATCCCCCTTATGAAAAAGCAAAATCAAGGCGGACACCTAAATAAACTCATCGTAAAGGGTGCCCGTGAACATAATTTAAAGAACATTGATGTGGAGCTTCCACGCGATAAGCTCATCGTTATATCCGGCCTTTCGGGATCGGGAAAAAGCTCCCTCGCCTTTGACACCATTTTTGCCGAGGGGCAGCGCCGTTATGTAGAGTCCCTTTCGGCCTATGCACGCCAGTTTTTAGGCAGAATGGATAAGCCCGATGTGGATTACATCGAGGGGCTTTCGCCTGCTATTTCTATAGAACAAAAAACTACACACCGCAACCCCCGTTCTACGGTCGGAACGGTAACCGAAATTTACGACTACTACCGCCTCCTTTTTGCCCGTACCGGCCATGCCCACTGTCCTTCTTGCGGAAAAGAGATTAAGGAGCAGACGGTTGACCAGATTATAGATACCATTATGAGCTGGCCGGAAGGAACCCGCGTTCAGATTCTCGCTCCCATTATAAAGGGAAAAAAGGGAGAACACCAAAAGATAGTGAGTGATGCTATCGCTGCCGGTTTTGTGCGTGCCCGCATAGACGGCCTTCTTGTAAACCTCGAAGACGGGGTAAAGCTCGATAAACAAAAAAAACACACAATCGAAATAATCGTAGACCGAATTCAGCTGTCGAAGGATGTGCGGAAACGCCTTTCGGAATCGGTGGAAACGGCCTTGGAAAGTTCCGGCGGAACCCTGCTTGCTACAAGGCAGGACGATAAGGATTCTCCCGTAACCGAGGTTTTCTTTTCGCAAAAAAATGCCTGTTCGGATTGCGGTATTTCGATGCCCGAATTGCAGCCCCGCCTTTTTTCTTTTAATAACCCGATAGGGGCCTGCCCCGAATGTACGGGACTCGGAATGACTCAGCACTTTGACCAAGACCTGATAGCCCCCGATAAGAGTCTTTCGTTTAATGAGGGCGTTTTCGTTCCGTATAATCCCGAATCCGATTGGAACAGGGTGCGGTTTGAGGCCCTCGCCGCCCAATTCGATTTTTCTCTTGATACGCCCTTGAATAAGCTCCCCAAAAAAATACAGACCATCATTTGGGAAGGTTCGGGCGATACGAAGATTCAGTTTTCTTATACGTCCAAAAGCGGAACGGGGAAATATTCTTATAACCGCCCATGGCCGGGGATAATAGCCGACATGAATCGGAAATATAACGAATCCTACTCGGCTTCTATCAGAGAATATTATGAAAAGTTTATGTCGATAAAGCCCTGCAAAACATGCGGAGGAATGAGGCTTAAGCCCGAAGTGCTGGCCGTAACGGTGGGCAATAAAAACATTCATGACCTTACCTGCCTTTCCGTTGGGGATTCTATCGAGTTTTTTGAAAAATTGAAGCTGACTGAAACGGAAGAACACATCGCCTTTCAGATTTTAAAAGAAATTAAGGCCCGCTTGGAATTTATGAAAAACGTCGGCCTTGACTATTTAACCTTAGAAAGAAAGGCTGCAACCCTTTCAGGCGGCGAGGCTCAACGCATCAGGCTTGCGACCCAGATAGGTTCAAGCTTGATAGGTGTTCTTTATATTTTGGACGAGCCTTCGATAGGGCTTCATCAAAGGGATAACCAAAGGCTGATTGATACTCTTTTGTACTTGCGTAATTTGGGGAATACCCTTATCGTTGTAGAGCATGACGAGCAAACCCTCCGCACGGCCGACTACATTGTAGACCTCGGTCCGGGTGCAGGCGTTCACGGGGGAAATATAACGGCCCAAGGTACGCCTGATGAAGTTTCAAAAGTAAAAAACAGTTTAACGGGGCAATATCTTGCAGGTACGCTTAAAATGGATATCCCTAAAGAAAGGCGGAAGGGGAACGGAAATGCCTTGGAGCTTTCAGGGGTGAGCGAGCATAATCTAAAAGATGTTTCTATAAAAATTCCTTTGGGAGCCTTTACCTGTATTACCGGAGTTTCGGGCTCCGGAAAATCTACCCTTTTAACCGATGTGCTGTATCCGGCAGTTTCAAATAAGATTATGCGCTCCTCTATTCCCGAAGGGGCCTATAAAAAACTGAGCGGCCTTGAGCACATAGACAAGGTTATCAATATTGATCAAAGCCCCATCGGGAGAACTCCCCGCTCAAACCCTGCAACCTATGTAGGCGTTTTTACGGGGATAAGAGATTTGTTTGCAAGCCTTCCAGAATCGAAGGCGAGAGGTTATAAGCCAGGCCGCTTTTCGTTTAATGTAAGGGGCGGAAGGTGCGAGCATTGTCAGGGCGACGGAACCCTCACAATCGAGATGAACTTTTTGCCCGATGTTTATATAGCCTGCGATGTTTGCCGAGGGAAACGGTTTAACAAAGAAACCCTCGATGTCCGCTATAAAGGAAAAAACATTGCCGATGTTTTGGATATGACCATCGAGGAAGCTTCGGAATTTTTTGCTCCCATTCCTCACATTGCCCGAAAACTTCAAACCCTCTTATCGGTCGGTTTGGGTTATATAAAGTTAGGCCAGTCGGCTCTTACCCTTTCGGGCGGAGAAGCCCAGCGGGTAAAACTTGCAAATGAACTTGCCAAACGTTCTACAGGCAAGACCCTCTACATTTTGGACGAGCCTACAACGGGCTTACACTTTGCAGATGTCAAGCAGCTTATGCAGGTTATTCACCGCCTCATAGATCAGGGAAACACCGTCATTATGATTGAACACAACCTTGACGTTATCTTACAGGCCGATAAGATTATCGACCTCGGCCCCGAAGGCGGAACCAACGGAGGGCAAATCATCGCCGAGGGAACACCTGAAGAAGTAGCAAAGATAAAAAAATCCTATACGGGATATTATATAAAGGAAATGCTTGAAAGAGTCAGGTAAGACGGAATAATGAAAAAAGCTTTGCAGGGTTTAATCTTTTTTGTATTTCTCTTTTCGGTAAATGTTTTACAGGCTGATGAAAAAACTGAAAAGAAAATAAAGGTTACTATTAACTCTGCAGAACTTACCGAGTATGTAAAGGTTCCGTCTGCTCCCATAACCGAACCTATTGATAAGGACTCTAAACCTAAAAGCGATGAATCTAAACCTGAAGACAATGAGGCAAAACCCGAAAAAGAAAAAAAAGATGAACTGATTATTTTTACCGGCTTTGTTTCGATTTCCGTTTCGGATGAAAATTCGGTTTCGACAATTACTGCCGATAAAATAATTCATAACAAGACCCGCGAAACATTGACAGCAATCGGAAACGTTGTTTATACACGCAAGATCGGATCCGATGAAGGCGAAAGTTTTAGAGGGGATTCTCTAATCTTTAATATAAAAAAACTTGAAGGTGTCTTTGTTGATGGAATTATATCGCAGGCTCCGGCAAAAAAAAATCAAGACCCTTTTAGAATTCACACAGGCCTTGCAGGAAGAAATGAAAGCGGTGCTATAACTTTTAAGGATGCCTTGCTTACGACGAGTAAAGAAGAATACCCCTTGTGGTCGATTCGGGCGAGCCGCCTTTGGATTTTACCCGGAAACGAAATGGCTTTTTTTAACGGTTTTTTGTCGGTCGGAGTTGTACCCATCATGTACTTTCCTTTTTTTTATTATCCGTCTGATGAGATGCTTTTTCACCCTGTCTTCGGGTTTAAAAACAGGGAAGGTGCTTTTGTACAAACTACTACTTATATTTTGGGGCGTAAGCCTGCACCTAAAAGCGATGAGGCGACTTCGTTTTCTAATTTTATGCAAAGCGATACGGTAAAAAAACAAAAGCTGGAAGGTTTGTTTTTTAAAAAATTGGATGAGCCGGCTTCCGATACCGGAGGTTCTTATCTAAAGCTTATAGCGGACGCTTATTCGGGACTCGGTTATTTGACGGGACTTGAAGGAAAATTTACTCCCGAAAAAGGATATGTAAAACAAATTGATTTTCACGGTCTTTTAGGCTTTTCTTATACCCTGTATCCTAGAACCGGTCTTTTGTTTAGTCAATATGGAGATCCCGGTAAAGAAAAAACTATAAATAAGGCAAACCTTTTCGGCAAGATAGTGCCTTTCAGATACAGTTTCAGCTTTAATATGAGTATGACAAAAAGTCCGTTCAATGTTTCGCTTCTATTTCCGTTTATTTCGGATCCTTTTTTTAAAAAAGATTTTATGGGCAGAAGCGAAGATATGAACTGGTTTAAATATTTTTTAAACAAGGATAGGCTGGCAGCTGCCGAAGATACTACATTGGAAAATTTTTATTCATGGAAGATAGACAGTTCGATCAATCCTAGCTTTTCCGTATTAAAACCTTGGATAAGTTATATGGCTCTTGAGGCTTTTTCAGGGAAGCTTAATTTTGAATCAAAGAAAAATGATGGCCTTAGCGGAAACGATGCTTTATATGCTCCAGACAGATTGTTTTATTACCCTAAAAATATTTTACCTGAATTAAGAGCCGGTCTTGGAGGTACTATTTTTTCAACATCTATGCTGTCTCAAAAAAAAGAAAAAAAACAAAAACAAGATATAGCCGGTATTAAAAATCCTTTTCAAGAAAATGAGGACGGTATTGATAAAAAAGATGAAGCAACGAATAAGGACGAGAAAAAAGATGAGTTTCCGGCTTTTTCCAATGAGCTTTTTCCTTCATATAAAATTGACGGTGTAAAAACCAATCGGTTTTCGAATTTAATAAACTATGATTTAACCTATAAACTAAACGGCTTTGCATCTCAAGATATAATTTTTAATCATAAAGATTGGAAAAAACCTTTTGATATTAACTGGTCTGATTTTTATTCAAACTATTATAAATTAAGCGGACAGGCTAAAATTGACAGCCGTCTTTCGTATAATCAAGGTTTTTTGAATCTATCAAATTCAATTGAATTAAACGGCAATAATCAAAAACATATATGGCATAAGGACAAGGCAGAGCTTGATAAGCTTCAGTTGAATAATTATAAATTAAATGTTTATAGCATAAATAATTCAAACAGCTTAAAACTTAGTCCGTTTATTTCCAACGATTTATTTAAACCAACCTTTGTTGAATGGTCTATTTCGGAAACTCTTTTTCAAAATAAATTTATCGGAACCGTTGATAATCCTGAATGGGAGACTGTTTCGGTAAAATGGGATAAGAAAGATATTAAGGCTCATGTTGCATCTGCAGGTTTTGGAATCAATTTAAAAAATTATACCCAATTGATTACCACATCCATGAATTTAAATCCGCTTTTGGAAGCCTATTCCTTTGCAG
The DNA window shown above is from Treponema denticola and carries:
- the flgG gene encoding flagellar basal-body rod protein FlgG, whose translation is MVRSLWTAATGMNTQQANIDTVANNLANVNTSGFKKQRAEFEDLIYQTVKTAGTPATEDTITPVGVQMGHGARLAATQRIFEQGSLQNTGVTSDIAIQGEGFFRVLQYDGTYAYTRDGSFKIDADRQLVTSNGLRVLPEIIFPEGYRENTIAVSRDGRVTVKVGDIDDPIEVGQIELYRFQNNAGLSAEGSNLFRQTPASGTAIPGRPGFTGFGSTEHKFLEMSNVSTVSEMVNMIVAQRAYEFNSKAIQTSDNMLGTAVSLKR
- a CDS encoding rod-binding protein, with the translated sequence MKINKIGTNQAGREEVKSSLINKNEIPASAKSQQNFTQMLETLRGSERASSIISNIQGESSASVSGLKTGNSEAFFDTRLPGDILKSMKIENPIPADTHREVQGMASSFGKSGETVHSKYSIDRTSKLYEQALEFESYFVKIMLDSMRNTLTGKTLAGDESFAGKMYQDMMYDELGRSMTKNAGFGLADQIYLELSGVGEERHFFG
- a CDS encoding methyl-accepting chemotaxis protein, producing MKKRFSMRNKLLIIVGALIFTAGFTLAVLGVRTARKAVTEKVVLHLKDKATDTAEIINGRVTAFFQFLEGIARMPILTDENLSYSEKAAILDKEVAFNERLEQLNLYDLSGIRTANDDQLISIKDRTWFKSAAKGKRFASEPILSRSLHKLVFVFAVPVYDKDKNVVAVLNCTIKAEHLSNDIDDIIVGETGDCYILSRSGTTIAHKNFDMVSSQNNVLNDAKTNKEFASLAKFTQQALNGTKSEVGFYEYKGESYIASYAKMGNTDWTVIIRAPMKQFLGSINILRNKMLFIGLSILAVSLAILFIVSYNMIRPINVVVSALKDIAQGEGDLTVRLPLVGNDEVTDLSEYFNRTIEKIGTSIKIVGKNSDEMTNTGSELVSNMTETASAVHEISANIDGVKKQALTQAASVSETAATVGEIIRTIKNLNGSIENQAASVAESSSAIEQMVSNIASITQTLDKTNDVIKTLAAATADGKETVAGANTVTQRIAEESGGLLEASNVIQHIASQTNLLAMNAAIEAAHAGEAGKGFAVVADEIRKLAEESSTQGKNITSTLKIVSGEIEMLSNAAKTTEDKFNTIFNLSEQVKTMSQNLMNAMREQENGNREVLTAIRNINIVTNQVNDGSAEMLKGGENVAIEMQKLDTLTRVITDSMNEMAAGAVQINNAVQDVSDITQKNKRNIDSLSTEVGKFKV
- the uvrA gene encoding excinuclease ABC subunit UvrA gives rise to the protein MKKQNQGGHLNKLIVKGAREHNLKNIDVELPRDKLIVISGLSGSGKSSLAFDTIFAEGQRRYVESLSAYARQFLGRMDKPDVDYIEGLSPAISIEQKTTHRNPRSTVGTVTEIYDYYRLLFARTGHAHCPSCGKEIKEQTVDQIIDTIMSWPEGTRVQILAPIIKGKKGEHQKIVSDAIAAGFVRARIDGLLVNLEDGVKLDKQKKHTIEIIVDRIQLSKDVRKRLSESVETALESSGGTLLATRQDDKDSPVTEVFFSQKNACSDCGISMPELQPRLFSFNNPIGACPECTGLGMTQHFDQDLIAPDKSLSFNEGVFVPYNPESDWNRVRFEALAAQFDFSLDTPLNKLPKKIQTIIWEGSGDTKIQFSYTSKSGTGKYSYNRPWPGIIADMNRKYNESYSASIREYYEKFMSIKPCKTCGGMRLKPEVLAVTVGNKNIHDLTCLSVGDSIEFFEKLKLTETEEHIAFQILKEIKARLEFMKNVGLDYLTLERKAATLSGGEAQRIRLATQIGSSLIGVLYILDEPSIGLHQRDNQRLIDTLLYLRNLGNTLIVVEHDEQTLRTADYIVDLGPGAGVHGGNITAQGTPDEVSKVKNSLTGQYLAGTLKMDIPKERRKGNGNALELSGVSEHNLKDVSIKIPLGAFTCITGVSGSGKSTLLTDVLYPAVSNKIMRSSIPEGAYKKLSGLEHIDKVINIDQSPIGRTPRSNPATYVGVFTGIRDLFASLPESKARGYKPGRFSFNVRGGRCEHCQGDGTLTIEMNFLPDVYIACDVCRGKRFNKETLDVRYKGKNIADVLDMTIEEASEFFAPIPHIARKLQTLLSVGLGYIKLGQSALTLSGGEAQRVKLANELAKRSTGKTLYILDEPTTGLHFADVKQLMQVIHRLIDQGNTVIMIEHNLDVILQADKIIDLGPEGGTNGGQIIAEGTPEEVAKIKKSYTGYYIKEMLERVR
- a CDS encoding LPS-assembly protein LptD; this encodes MKKALQGLIFFVFLFSVNVLQADEKTEKKIKVTINSAELTEYVKVPSAPITEPIDKDSKPKSDESKPEDNEAKPEKEKKDELIIFTGFVSISVSDENSVSTITADKIIHNKTRETLTAIGNVVYTRKIGSDEGESFRGDSLIFNIKKLEGVFVDGIISQAPAKKNQDPFRIHTGLAGRNESGAITFKDALLTTSKEEYPLWSIRASRLWILPGNEMAFFNGFLSVGVVPIMYFPFFYYPSDEMLFHPVFGFKNREGAFVQTTTYILGRKPAPKSDEATSFSNFMQSDTVKKQKLEGLFFKKLDEPASDTGGSYLKLIADAYSGLGYLTGLEGKFTPEKGYVKQIDFHGLLGFSYTLYPRTGLLFSQYGDPGKEKTINKANLFGKIVPFRYSFSFNMSMTKSPFNVSLLFPFISDPFFKKDFMGRSEDMNWFKYFLNKDRLAAAEDTTLENFYSWKIDSSINPSFSVLKPWISYMALEAFSGKLNFESKKNDGLSGNDALYAPDRLFYYPKNILPELRAGLGGTIFSTSMLSQKKEKKQKQDIAGIKNPFQENEDGIDKKDEATNKDEKKDEFPAFSNELFPSYKIDGVKTNRFSNLINYDLTYKLNGFASQDIIFNHKDWKKPFDINWSDFYSNYYKLSGQAKIDSRLSYNQGFLNLSNSIELNGNNQKHIWHKDKAELDKLQLNNYKLNVYSINNSNSLKLSPFISNDLFKPTFVEWSISETLFQNKFIGTVDNPEWETVSVKWDKKDIKAHVASAGFGINLKNYTQLITTSMNLNPLLEAYSFAGNFAFPYGKLNISTRLFEKENNAKKRFWDPLNIGLSFSLPYNISLSQSYVYNIEEKRSEKYAASFSWKYMSAVYAMSYDNPYELISGTGWKALPYKKFIPRSLDINFSNSSQPIEIYAWKNRIKLEFSFNSSLNFNLIRVTDSSFSFSPKLVFKIHEFLDISFSAVSRNDVIARYFQDALNLPIVIPGEKNIFKDLISSFYFWDEKSRLQSGFKLKSLSLDLTHYLKDWLMKFSYSVKPVLRTGASRKYYELVPTITFFVQWNPIGDIKVQTKKEDNVFSVTSGEIK